Proteins from a genomic interval of Mustela lutreola isolate mMusLut2 chromosome 4, mMusLut2.pri, whole genome shotgun sequence:
- the NPVF gene encoding pro-FMRFamide-related neuropeptide VF, producing MKVISSKCFILVILATSSLLTSNVFCSDELMMSNLASKENYDKYSEPEGDLKGEKERSLNFEELKNWGPKTVIKMSAPTVNKMPHSAANLPLRFGRTVEEERSTGVMANLPLRFGRNIKESISRHVPNLPQRFGRTTAKSVAKTLSDLLQQFMHSPSASELLHELPASRNPEF from the exons ATGAAAGTTATTTCATCAAAATGCTTCATTTTAGTGATTTTAGCCACTTCAAGCTTGTTAACATCAAATGTCTTTTGTTCAGATGAATTAATGATGTCCAATCTTGCCAGCAAAGAAAATTATGACAAATATTCTGAG CCTGAAGGAGACCTtaagggggaaaaggaaagaagtctGAATTTTGAAGAACTAAAAAACTGGGGTCCAAAAACTGTCATTAAGATGAGTGCACCCACAGTCAACAAAATGCCACACTCGGCAGCCAACTTGCCGTTAAGATTTGGGAGGACcgtggaagaagaaagaagcacTGGGGTGATGGCCAATCTGCCTCTGAGATTTGGAAGAAATATAAAGGAAAGCATCTCAAGACATGTTCCTAACCTGCCCCAGAGGTTTGGGAGAACAACAGCCAAAAGTGTCGCCAAGACACTGAGTGATTTGCTCCAACAATTCATGCATTCGCCATCTGCCAGTGAACTACTCCATGAACTGCCAGCCTCAAGAAATCCAGAATTCTGA